The Coffea arabica cultivar ET-39 chromosome 1e, Coffea Arabica ET-39 HiFi, whole genome shotgun sequence genome has a window encoding:
- the LOC113710324 gene encoding uncharacterized protein: MSSHTPSIDREKTASTSITSIHVLALDGIVNVNSLFTVGVFLGLAWNLGDPNNTLVASPVCTASSGMVEDFVKFHVYSFSSFLFSSLIALALKQAIRSSKDGYYGAEMHSVARVNLKVLQSGILASALGSVAGCVFLTLALVDFVQIKLGTLACRSWYTAGAVFPLVILVPSALVIYIYVVLHAFTR, translated from the coding sequence ATGAGTAGCCATACTCCTAGCATTGACCGGGAGAAAACTGCTAGCACCTCCATTACCAGCATACACGTTCTTGCCTTAGATGGCATAGTGAACGTAAATTCATTGTTCACCGTAGGAGTCTTCCTAGGCCTTGCTTGGAACCTCGGGGACCCCAATAACACCCTTGTTGCGTCCCCAGTTTGTACCGCAAGCTCTGGCATGGTGGAAGACTTCGTAAAATTTCATGTCTACTCTTTCAGCTCCTTCCTTTTTTCTAGCCTTATTGCCTTAGCCCTCAAACAGGCCATCAGAAGTTCCAAGGACGGATATTATGGCGCTGAAATGCATTCCGTTGCTCGTGTCAATTTGAAGGTTCTGCAATCTGGGATTTTGGCTTCGGCATTAGGTTCTGTCGCTGGTTGTGTTTTCTTGACATTGGCACTCGTGGATTTTGTTCAAATTAAGCTCGGAACATTGGCCTGCCGGAGCTGGTATACTGCGGGGGCTGTTTTTCCGCTGGTGATATTGGTGCCATCTGCGCTTGTTATTTACATATACGTGGTGTTGCATGCCTTTACTCGGTAG
- the LOC113710345 gene encoding uncharacterized protein, producing MASDERETRLLPSELFHQEDHDVSSEDYSNSSSNNNSGGILVSPKGLRSLESNFSFSGSACSSWSEFSSPISSELGSTSESNESEEDDQELFISELTRQMAEYMLQDDDDDDDDNHNNNNNNNQDHESSVFNYVPENPEIPKAIDHTSTAADWSKLKSGSVCYYNSQGFVNKSENPTSDPASAKNLNTGIHPDDDSTDEQFPPVQIYQLKNQPQMRKQGSYGGRRAKATESTQQQLLQHKEQQSMQNKGKAKRYGHTKKPSVPLFPAPPAAGSGMRAIFLGGSERNGSSGTGVFLPSATYSTPEPKRKSGCSTVLIPARVLQALQQHFNTVGALSPSNAASSATANLPWQNEVLARINGLLSQRKEHAEFQTRPAAAEAEAEAETNHLQEDVQLPQEWTY from the exons ATGGCTTCCGACGAGAGAGAAACTCGTTTGCTTCCATCTGAATTATTCCACCAAGAAGACCATGATGTTTCCTCCGAAGATTACAGCAACAGCAGCAGCAATAATAATAGTGGTGGTATCCTGGTTTCACCAAAAGGGTTGCGTAGTTTGGaatcaaatttcagttttagtgGATCAGCGTGCTCGTCTTGGTCGGAATTTAGCTCCCCGATTAGTTCGGAGTTGGGGTCGACGTCCGAGAGTAATGAAAGTGAAGAAGATGATCAGGAATTGTTCATTTCTGAGTTGACTCGTCAGATGGCAGAGTACATGCTCCAGGATGATGATGACGACGACGACGacaatcataataataataataataacaatcaaGATCATGAAAGTTCAGTTTTCAATTACGTCCCCGAAAACCCTGAG ATACCGAAGGCAATTGATCATACAAGTACAGCTGCTGACTGGTCCAAGTTGAAGTCCGGCTCTGTTTGTTACTACAACAGTCAGGGATTCGTGAACAAATCTGAGAATCCCACTTCAGACCCTGCAAGTGCTAAGAACCTGAATACAGGGATTCACCCAGACGACGATTCAACTGATGAACAGTTCCCACCAGTCCAA ATTTATCAGTTGAAAAATCAGCCACAAATGAGAAAACAAGGTTCGTATGGGGGAAGACGAGCTAAGGCGACTGAATCAACTCAGCAGCAGCTACTTCAGCACAAGGAACAACAGAGCATGCAGAACAAAGGCAAGGCAAAGAGATACGGCCATACCAAAAAGCCTAGTGTTCCTCTATTCCCTGCGCCACCAGCAGCTGGATCGGGTATGAGGGCAATTTTTCTTGGAGGATCCGAACGAAACGGGTCTTCTGGCACAGGTGTATTCTTGCCGAGTGCAACTTACAGCACACCCGAACCCAAAAGAAAATCCG GTTGCTCGACGGTTCTAATACCGGCGAGGGTGCTACAGGCGCTGCAACAGCACTTTAACACGGTGGGTGCGCTGTCACCCTCAAATGCTGCCTCCTCTGCTACTGCTAATCTCCCTTGGCAAAATG AGGTATTGGCAAGAATAAATGGTTTGCTATCACAGCGAAAGGAACATGCAGAATTCCAGACTCGGCCGGCAGCGGCAGAGGCAGAGGCAGAGGCCGAAACCAACCACCTACAGGAGGATGTGCAGTTACCTCAAGAGTGGACGTATTAA
- the LOC113710313 gene encoding uncharacterized protein: MANDQRNLFNFRYCCCVLVFLSTFSSISFLYWSHCSKCCYSEIQTAVQEQNRTINLLTYPSAWNNLNFPSKPPARLLKVALFVKKWPDKHHAGGLERHATTLHLTLVERGHELHIFTTASSNSFMEYPMSNLKFHLSKPTAAGYLDQAGVWKQFQTENSTGRAFDVIHTESVGLMHTRARDLTNLAVSWHGIAYESIHSDIIQELLRSPDKPQSNLLTQRAKKVVEEVRFFPRYAHHVATSDHVGDVLKRIYMIPEDRVHIILNGVYEGVFKPDALKAKVFKSKFGIPQSKALVLGMAGRLVKDKGHPLMFQALKQILKENSTIRDNVMVLVAGDGPWGERYKELGSNLLVLGPLEQAELAGFYNAIDILVNPTLRAQGLDHTLLEAVLTGKPLMATKLASITESVIVSKEIGYTFSPNVPSLKKALYEVWEDGRVILEKKGQLARERGLKLYTATKMAAAYERLFLCIAHDREYRRDYCKYQQQVG; the protein is encoded by the coding sequence ATGGCAAATGATCAGAGAAATTTGTTCAATTTCCGGTACTGCTGCTGCGTTCTCGTTTTCCTGTCTACTTTCTCATCTATTTCATTCTTGTACTGGTCTCACTGCTCTAAATGCTGCTATTCAGAAATCCAAACGGCAGTGCAGGAACAAAACCGAACGATTAACTTGCTTACATATCCATCAGCATGGAACAATCTTAACTTCCCATCAAAACCACCCGCAAGACTTCTGAAAGTAGCCCTCTTTGTCAAGAAATGGCCTGATAAACATCATGCCGGAGGGCTCGAACGCCATGCCACGACTCTCCATCTTACTCTCGTGGAAAGGGGGCATGAGCTCCATATCTTCACTACTGCATCGTCGAACTCCTTCATGGAATATCCAATGAGCAACTTAAAATTTCACCTCTCGAAACCGACAGCTGCTGGTTATCTGGACCAAGCTGGTGTGTGGAAGCAATTTCAAACTGAAAACTCGACAGGAAGAGCCTTTGATGTGATCCACACCGAAAGTGTTGGGCTTATGCACACAAGAGCAAGGGATCTGACTAATTTAGCTGTTAGTTGGCATGGTATTGCATATGAATCCATTCATTCTGACATCATTCAGGAGCTTCTGCGATCTCCCGATAAGCCCCAGTCAAATCTACTGACCCAAAGGGCGAAGAAGGTTGTGGAAGAGGTGAGGTTTTTCCCTCGTTATGCTCACCATGTTGCCACTAGTGATCATGTCGGAGATGTCCTCAAACGGATCTACATGATACCAGAGGATCGTGTTCACATTATTCTTAACGGTGTTTATGAGGGAGTATTCAAGCCAGATGCACTAAAGGCCAAAGTCTTCAAGTCCAAGTTTGGCATTCCACAATCCAAAGCATTGGTCCTAGGGATGGCAGGAAGGTTAGTGAAGGACAAGGGACACCCATTGATGTTTCAAGCTTTGAAgcaaattttgaaggaaaattctaCAATTCGGGATAATGTCATGGTTCTTGTCGCTGGAGATGGACCATGGGGTGAAAGATATAAAGAGCTAGGATCCAATTTACTGGTTTTGGGGCCACTGGAACAAGCCGAGTTGGCAGGGTTCTACAATGCAATAGATATACTGGTAAACCCAACTCTTCGAGCTCAAGGGTTAGATCACACCTTGTTGGAGGCTGTCCTGACTGGTAAGCCTCTCATGGCCACAAAACTAGCTAGCATTACTGAATCTGTGATTGTCAGCAAAGAGATAGGGTACACATTTTCACCAAACGTGCCTTCACTAAAGAAAGCTCTGTATGAGGTTTGGGAAGATGGAAGAGTAATTCTGGAAAAGAAAGGTCAGTTGGCAAGAGAAAGGGGTTTGAAATTATATACTGCCACAAAGATGGCAGCGGCTTATGAAAGACTATTTCTCTGTATTGCGCATGATAGAGAGTACAGAAGGGATTACTGTAAATACCAACAGCAAGTTGGTTAG